The Fusarium oxysporum f. sp. lycopersici 4287 chromosome 6, whole genome shotgun sequence DNA segment AATCACTGGGCCCACTGGATACCAATGCTTGCCGTCCGCCGCTTCGGAAGCCGTCTTGTCCATCATTGCATCCATGACAGCGTCTTGAAAATTGCCGTCCTGGAACATGTCTCCCAGTATGAAAGCATTCGCAAGTTGCATATACTCAGCATTTCCGGCAAGTCCTGGTTCGTCAATCCGCACGGGGAGTGTATGGTAATATAACCAATGTAGATAGATGCTGAACACGTCTGGATCATCGCTCTCTAGCCGGACCAGTCGGTCTTCAGACTCTTTCCAGCCACCTTGTACCGCCTTTTTAAAGAAATCGGATGATGAACAGATCAGGTTCTCGTGCACGCTAAATGTGACCGAGGGTGACGACCCAACAATGACTTCAATGGATCGACCATCGAGGCTAGAAGAATTAGAAAGTACTCATCTCATTGACGCATAAAAGCCTTACTTCATTGCTTGTTCTTTACTAATTCTCATGTCGCTTCTTGTTCACAGCTTGACTAGTTGGTTGTTTCAGAGAACGGTTTGTGGTACCAGAGGTAACATACATGAAAATGGCTTCATTGAGTAGCGGTTCACAACCCAACAAGTCGGGAACTTTTACTAAATACCCAAAGACTGGTGCTTGGAAAAAGAGACGAAAGTTAGTGTAGAGTTTGCTGCAAACCTCAGCAGCCGAGTGCCCCTTCATGTCTTCGCGGCTCCACAGTAAGGTGATTGCGCCACACTTTTGATTGTCCTACCATTTACTAACAAGCAGTGGCACCTGCTAACGGCGAGAGGCAATAAATCTAACTTTCAGCGCAAGTAAACATGTATCCGACCATCCTACTCTCTATGAGCTATTGGAGGTCTGCTCGTCAGTTTTTCTACTCAGGTGTGTAAGCCTGAAA contains these protein-coding regions:
- a CDS encoding hypothetical protein (At least one base has a quality score < 10): MNLDGRSIEVIVGSSPSVTFSVHENLICSSSDFFKKAVQGGWKESEDRLVRLESDDPDVFSIYLHWLYYHTLPVRIDEPGLAGNAEYMQLANAFILGDMFQDGNFQDAVMDAMMDKTASEAADGKHWYPVGPVIRLIYENTFESSKARLFLVDMYTLHGQGHWLTEWAVQEDLPKDFLLDVAASLLEHRPHPLSYYLVLGSCRYHQHEPEARACYKNVPALRPKRG